The following are encoded together in the Mesoplodon densirostris isolate mMesDen1 chromosome 2, mMesDen1 primary haplotype, whole genome shotgun sequence genome:
- the SLFNL1 gene encoding LOW QUALITY PROTEIN: schlafen-like protein 1 (The sequence of the model RefSeq protein was modified relative to this genomic sequence to represent the inferred CDS: inserted 1 base in 1 codon), with protein sequence MEPPGKRPLQELPAEESVSEDSSTKAAPSRHVLYVGHLNPQFSVPVLACLLRDALERLELPVAREHIQVVRQPRKAYALVQVAAHEDALASLPWRLHTALEEHHIIKELVAPGKELVLGEGRGPSNRRDQEEDSGPSPSPSPGPILGSSPRLVWLXGPLPTQAPTPRQDYAGRPSGTRSDSAIVHQEILGQERLFQGAFLGSETRNVEFKRGGGEYLSQAFKHHLRRYVCAFLNSEGGSLLVGVEDSGLVQGIRCSHRDEDRVRLLVDSILQGFKPQVFPDAYKLTFIPVVSTSATGTPLKVIRLSVHAPKAQAQPQLYETDQGEVFLRRDGSIQGPLSVRAIQEWGRQKWTAELSKLEERLWVMTAEKEQLQQQLQRYKPISCTCCVL encoded by the exons ATGGAGCCCCCAGGCAAGCGGCCCCTGCAGGAGCTCCCCGCAGAAGAGTCCGTGTCTGAGGACTCAAGTACCAAGGCGGCTCCCAGCAGGCATGTTCTCTACGTGGGCCACCTGAACCCCCAGTTCTCAGTGCCCGTGCTCGCCTGCCTGCTGCGAGACGCCCTGGAGCGGCTGGAGCTGCCGGTGGCGCGGGAGCACATCCAGGTGGTGAGGCAGCCACGCAAGGCCTACGCGCTGGTGCAGGTGGCCGCCCACGAGGACGCCCTGGCCTCCCTGCCCTGGCGCCTGCACACGGCCTTGGAAGAGCACCACATCATCAAGGAGCTGGTGGCCCCTGGGAAGGAGCTGGTGCTGGGTGAGGGCCGGGGGCCCTCAAACCGCAGAGAC CAGGAGGAGGACAGcggcccgagccccagccccagccccggccccattcTGGGCTCCAGCCCGCGGCTGGTCTGGC GCGGACCCCTTCCTACCCAGGCCCCCACCCCACGGCAGGACTACGCGGGCCGGCCTAGTGGCACGCGCTCAGACAGCGCCATCGTGCACCAGGAGATCCTGGGCCAGGAGCGTCTCTTCCAGGGCGCCTTCCTGGGCAGCGAGACACGCAACGTGGAGTTCAAGAGGGGTGGCGGCGAGTACCTGAGCCAGGCCTTCAAGCACCACCTGCGTCGCTACGTGTGCGCCTTCCTCAATAGCGAGGGCGGCAGCCTGCTGGTGGGCGTGGAGGACAGTGGCCTGGTGCAGGGCATCCGCTGCAGCCACCGCGACGAGGACCGCGTGCGCCTGCTGGTGGACTCCATCCTGCAGGGCTTCAAGCCCCAGGTCTTCCCCGACGCCTACAAGCTCACCTTCATCCCCGTGGTCAGCACCTCTGCCACCGGCACCCCCCTCAAG GTGATCCGCCTGAGCGTGCACGCCCccaaggcccaggcccagccgcaGCTCTACGAGACGGACCAGGGGGAGGTGTTCCTGCGGCGGGACGGGAGCATCCAGGGCCCCCTGTCCGTACGTGCCATCCAGGAGTGGGGCAGGCAG AAGTGGACGGCTGAGCTGAGCAAGCTGGAGGAGAGGCTGTGGGTGATGACAGCAGAGAAGGAGCAGCTCCAGCAGCAGCTGCAGCGGTACAAGCCCATCTCCTGCACCTGCTGCGTCCTGTGA